GTTGACGGCGAGCCATCGCCCAGAGCAACCGGTCATCCAGCATTTTGAGTCTGGAATTTACTTTGGTGAGGGCCTATGCACCAAGTCTGAGTCGGGTCCCTTCCCTTATGATCTTTGGTTGACGATCGAAGAAAGTGGTCGCATCACCAGATTGCAGAAGCTTAAGGATGGTACAGTTATTTCGGACTCTGAGTGGCAGATCGTCTATCCAACCCATGGGTCGTCCTTTCACTTTGTCGACAAGGATGGAGTGGTGATTGGCAACGGCATGGTAGGTGACGATCACTACATTCGCTACAGTTTTCACTACAGTGATCCGGCATTTGAAGGGCTGACTTTTTTCATTGAAGAGGACATCATCCGCGAAGGGGAATCCCTTCACCGGAAGGGGAGGATGTTTAAGCCTGGCTCGGGCAGGGAGACCCTTCAGGAGTGGCGGGAGACTCTGAGCAGAGTCTAGCGTTGACTGACTGCCGGTTGGAGCTGGGGCTAATACCATGAATGGCACCGGATTTGTCGGAAATTGAGTTGCCAGCAGGGAGATGGCCTTTTACACATGGGGCTTGTCTTTACCGGGAGATCTCATGCATCCGCTGAAGCGGCTCTTTCAGTATGCTACTGCCTACAGAGTTCGAATATACCTGGCTTCGAGTTTTTCTATCCTCAACAAAATCTTTGATTTGGCGCCACCCTTTTTGATTGGCCTGGCCGTGGACGTGGTGGTTAAGCGAGAGGCTTCGGCACTAGCCGTGTTGGGGATAGGGGATTTGATGACTCAGCTCTGGGTGCTGGCTGGTCTGACAGTTGTGATATGGGGAGCAGAATCGGTGTTTGAATACGCACACTCGATTTATTGGCGCTTCCTCGCCCAGCACCTGCAACATGATCTTAGAGTCGATGCCTATAGTCGTATGCAAAACTTGGACATGGTCTATTTTGAGGACCGTTCAACCGGCGGTCTCATGTCGGTCCTTAATGATGACGTGAACCAGCTGGAACGCTTTCTTGATGGTGGGGCCAATGAGATCCTGCAGGTTGGAACGACGGTGGTTTGTATTGGTGCCGCCTTTTTCTACTGGGCGCCACAAGTGGCGCTGTTTTCTTTTTCACCAATCCCCATTATTTTATTCGGCTCTTTTTTGTTTCAAAAGAGGTTGGCTCCTCGCTATCAAAAGGTTCGAGAAGCGGTGGATGTTCTCAATGGAACACTGGCCAATAATATATCGGGTATTGCCACGATTAAGAGCTATACAGCGGAAGGGCACGAAGTTCAGCGCATTGAGCGGGAGAGTCTTGATTACTCCCAGGCCAACCACCAAGCCATTCGCCTGAGCTCGGCATTTGCCCCTCTCATTCGCATGGCTGTGGTAATCGGCTTTGTGGCGACTCTGGTGATGGGAGGCTGGTTGGTGTTTCAGGGGCAGCTTGAAGTCGGAGTCTATAGCGTGTTGGTCTTCATCACTCAGAGGCTTTTGTGGCCCTTGACCCGACTAGGACAGACCTTTGATCAATATCAGCGGGCCATGGCTTCCATTCGTCGGATTTTTGGCCTTATGGACCGGCCGGCACGGATTGGCGACGGTCATCATCGACCAGACAGGATTCGCGGCGAGGTGGAATTCAAAGATGTTCACTTCGGTTATCGGCAAGGACTACCGGTCTTAAATGGCTTGAGCTTTAAGGTAAAGGCTGGACAAACAGTCGCCATTGTTGGAGCGACAGGGAGTGGCAAAAGCACCATCTTAAAACTCTTGTTGCGTTTTTATGAGGCTCAATCAGGAGAGATCCTGGTGGACGGAGTGCCTTTGCCGAAGTGGAATCTTCAATCCTTGCGTCAGGGCGTTGGCTTGGTCAGCCAAGATGTTTACCTCTTTCACGGCAGCGTTGGCGACAATATCGGCTATGGCGGCTTTGACGCCGACGAGGAGCAGATCCTCAAGGCGGCTCAGACGGCCGAGGCCATGGAGTTTATTGACCGTCTGCCCAGCGGATTGGACACCCTTGTCGGCGAGCGGGGACAAAAGCTCAGTGGCGGGCAGAAGCAGCGGGTGGCGATTGCTCGGGCGGTTCTCAAAGATCCTCCCATACTGGTTCTTGATGAAGCCACATCAAGCGTGGACAACGAGACCGAAGCCGCCATCCAACGATCCTTGGAGAGAGTGACAGTAAATCGCACCACTTTGGTGGTGGCCCATCGCTTGTCCACCATCCGCAGTGCCGATTGCATCTATGTCCTCGATGGCGGGGTGATCTCTGAGAGCGGAACCCATGAAGAACTTCTTCAGCGGAATGGAATTTATTCCTCGTTGTGGAAGGTGCAGACAGGCGAGGCTGTGAATATCTCGGGCTTGGGCAAAATGGCGCACAGCAATGTGGATGGCAGCAGGGCCTGATTGACCCCTTCACGGCACCTGAGTAAAGTGGCTCAAACGGCTAGGCCGGATGACCAAAATTAAGGAGAAATGATGAAGCATTTCAAAGTCTGGGGCTGTGCCCTGTTAGTGGTTGGGCTTTTTTCTTGTGATCAGATGGGCGGAGGTTCACTGAACTCAGACGAGTCCAAGTATTCATACGCTATTGGCTACCAATTCGCTAAGAACATGAAAGATCAGCAGGTCGAAATCAACTCCAAGGCTTTGGCCATGGCGATTGAAGATGTGATGAAAGATAAGAAGACCCGCCTGACTGAAGAAGAAATGCAGTTGGCGATGAAGACCATGTATGAAAAGCGCAAGGAGAAAGAGCAAGCCTCAGCGGTTGAAAACAAAAAGGCTGGCGATGACTATTTGGCAGCGAATAAAGATAAAGAGGGTGTGAAAACCACTGAAACTGGTCTTCAATACAAAGTGGAGTCGGAAGGTGACGGCCCCAATCCCAAAGAGGACAGTGTTGTAACAGTTCATTACAAAGGCACTTTGATCGACGGTAAGGAATTCGATAGTTCTTATGGCCGTGGTCAACCTGCAACCTTCCCTGTTGGTGGTGTGATTCCTGGTTGGCAGGAGGCTCTGAAGCTGATGAAAAAGGGCGCCAAGTGGAAGCTGTACATTCCGCCGGATCTGGCTTATGGTGAAAGAGCTCGCCCTGGAATCCCAGCTAACTCTGTTCTAGTGTTTGATGTGGAGCTCATGGATATTTCCACAGCTGAAGCGCACAAGAAAAAGATGGAAGCGGAAATGGAAAAGGCCCAGAAGGCTCAGGCTGACAAGGACAAGGAAAAGTCCACCAAGTAGTTGGTCATTGAATTTGAAGTTGAAGAAAAACCCGCTGTCCTCAGCGGGTTTTTTATTTCCATTGCCGGTTCAGAGGATTGGCTAAGGTGGCGACTATGGGATAGTGGTCCGAGGGCAGCCCCCCCCTTTGCTCCAGGTTGGTTGGCAGAGGAAGAGTCATCCCCATATCCCCTTTGTAGCGATACACCAGTGACTCCTCGGGCTGGATAGCTGAGTGCAGCTGGGGGGAGAGAAAAAAGTAATCCAATTGCAGAAGGCGCACGCTGCCATCGCGGAAGAATTGCAGCTGGGTGGTTCGATCCTCCTCAGTGACTTCCTTTGCTGAGACGTCAAAGAGTTCCTGAAGGTCTGAGTCTGCGTAGATGGAGGCAAACTCGGTTTCACAGGCCTGTTTGTGAGCGATACCATTAAAATCTCCGCCTATGATGATGGGAACTTTGCCATCCATTTCCCTTTGGATTTCGCTGTAAATCTTCACCAAGGTTTTGAGCTCAGCTTCTCGTCGCCCCCGCCCCTGGGGATCCCAACCATCTGGGTCCAATTTGGATTTAAGATGCACCAAAAGACAAATGAGACGCGGAGAACCCTCACCCTTTTTGAATATCCGTAACTCCAAAACGTCTCGGGAGAAGTAATGGCTCGTGCGGCTGCTATGTTCCCTTTCATGCTCATAGAGGAAATCAATAGGCCGGTTTTTGTGGGAGATGAGGAGATATTGGACTTCCGGATCTTCCTTTACCAAATAGGCAAGGTCGATCCCCCGGTCGGAATTACCTTCAATAATCATTGGCCGGAATTGGCCGCCAAGGAAGTGGTGGTTGAAGTTTTTTAAAGACTCTTCTCCGCCAACTTCATTGAGCATGACAATGTCGGGGGACACTTCTTTGATTGTTTCGACCAGACTCCAGATTTTGCGCAGGCTTTTGTTGGCGGTGGGAGCGGTGGAGCACTTTTGCCATTCCTCTTCAGTCATGCCTTCAAGGTTTTGTCCCTTGTAGCGGTCCATAAACACAAAGAGATTCTCTGCGTTGAGCTGCATAAAACGAAGCGATGCGCTAGACAGGAGAGACATAAAGAAAGTCTAAACAAAAGGGTCACTGATGTTGAGGGTTTTGTTGTCGAGGACGGGAGCCTGTGACATAAAAAGGGATCTCGGAGGCAGGCGCATGACCAAAAAAGCAGGAAAACGCAAATCGACAATGGATCCCTTAAACCCGGATTGGGTGAAAGGTCTGGTTGAAATTAAGAAGTCCTGGGTGGCTCAGGCCAACTTGGCGGCTCCCAAAAGTCCCGGGGGCTGGGCAAAGGTCATTGTTTGTCATGGGATCCAACTTGCTGCACTTAAGAAAGACCTTATGGATGTTCTCTCCCCATGGGATCTAAAGGACCTGGAGGGGAATGAGGCTACGGTTCTTCGGTACACAACGGCTGATGGTCCGTTGTGGCTCCTGCAGATTCCCACTCTCCCGAAGAAGAGCCCTAACCACCAAGGTTATTTGGAAACCTCAGTCTACACTCAAGCCCGGGATCTGGCCGGATTGGTATCTACTCTTGTTCAAGATCAGAAAGTGAAGGGCTTGCACATTGATTTTGTGGATTGGGAAGAGGAGATAGCTCTCGGCCTTTTGACTGGTCTGGAAGTGGCCACTTATCGCTTTCAACATGTGGTGAACGGCCGTTGGAGTCAGGCGGGAAAGCCGCTTGCATTGACGCGAAAAAAGGGAAAGGTAACGACCAAATTAGTCGAAAAGGCTGGGCATATGGCGGCAGCTATCAACCTCGCTCGCCACTTGGTTAATCTTCCTGCCAACTGGCTTCATCCGGAATCTTATGCTCAAGCCATGATTGAAGTGTTTCGCGGTGAAAAGAACGTCAAAGTTGAAGTGTGGGATGAGCCTCGTCTGCAGAAGGAAAAGATGGGATTGCTGGAGGGAGTAGGTAAGGGTGCCGAGTTCGGACCTTGCCTGGTCCATGTCAGCTACCGCCCCAGCGGTGGTAGCAAAAAAGGCCGAGTGAAACCCTATGCCTTCGTCGGGAAAGGAATCACCTTTGACTCAGGGGGCTTGGATCTCAAGCCAGCATCCGCCATGAGATTGATGAAGAAGGATATGGGTGGTTCGGCGGCCGTGGCCGGTCTGGCTGTGTGGGCAGTGCTCAGTCAGGTGAACAAGCCCTGTGATTTTTATTTGAGTTTGGCGGAAAACGCAGTGTCAGGATCTGCTTTCCGACCGGGGGATGTTCTTAAAGGGCGCAACGGTAAGCTAGTGGAGATTCACAATACGGATGCTGAGGGACGGCTGGTTTTGGCCGATGCTTTGGATGTGGCGGTTCATCCGCCAAATGGAGACAAACCACGGGTAGTTGTTGATGTGTCCACCTTAACCGGCGCTATCAAAGCCGGTCTTGGCTTGGAAGTGGCGGGCCTGTTTTCCAACGATGACTCCGTCGCTGAAGGAATTCAACGGGCTTCGCAAAAGCGGGGAGATCTGTGTTGGCGAATGCCCCTTGTTCAATCCTATCATCGGGCCTTGTCGACCCCCTTCGGTGATCGTATGAATTGCACCGAGGGTTACGGTGGTGCGGTAACCGCTGCTTTGTTTTTAGAAACCTATGTGGGCGATGTGCCCTGGGCTCATTTGGACATCTATGCTTGGCAGGATCGATCAGAAGGGGCGCTGACCGAACCCGGGGGCAGTGGCCAGATGGTGCAATGCTTGGCGGAGTGGTTGTCTTAAGGGTCAGGCTAAATCCGCTGGATGATGTGAAATCCAAAGCGAGTACGCACTGGCCCGCTGGTTTCACCGGCCTTTAAGGCAAAGGCGGCTTCCTCAAAGGGTTCCAGCATTTGTCCCTTGCGGACTTCGCCCAGATCCCCGCCCTTTTCGCCTGAGGGACATTTGGAAAAGGTGGCCGCAAGTTGCCCAAACTCCGAACCTTCTTCCAGCTTGCGCAGAATATCCTTAGCTTCGTACTCGTGGTCGACCAAAATATGGCGAATGCGAATGTTTGGCACTTGGATCCCCCTTCTCCTAAAAACAAGGATAATAGAAGTTATGGGGCCTGGGGAGTGAAAACTGACCTAGGTCCTGATTGAGCAGGAGTTCCCTGACCTTTTTCCTCCCATTCCGTAGACTTAAACGGAGGATAGAAGGCCAAATCCGCATTCTTTTATTTGGAAAAGGGGAGAGTATGGCGAAGCTGGTTCAAAATCGAATTCTGGCTGTCCTGGCCATGGGGCTTATTTCCGCGTTGGCGACGAATACAGCCGAGGCCCAATTTTTCCAAGGCTTCGAAGCTCAGGCGGGAATGGAGTTCCCCATGAGTATGCAGGTGAGGGCGAGAACCAACTTCCCACAGAATTGGTTTGGCGTTCTCGGTTTGGGTTTTTCCCCCGCCTTTTTGACCGATTCCTATTCGTCTTTAGCATCAGGAATCGGCATTCACGGAGAGAACACCGCGAAACTGGTGACCTCGGGAATTGCCAATAACATCTATATGGATGTGCGTGTAGGATACGAATTTGGGAGTGAGGAGAGTGGCCTCTACGTGGACTTTGGTTACAGTTTGAGTACAGGTAAGGGCGGATCCACCGACATGGACACCATTGAAGAGTCCCTCGATCGGGACTTCTTTGGCATTGCTCAGACGGCCAAACCTGATATTAGCACATCCATGCACAGTCTGACAGCTCACGTGGGCTACACCAAACGACTGAGCAATAGTTTCTTTTTGGTTCTGGAGGCAGGTCTCATTAAGCCGATTAGTTCTTCGACTGAGGTGACGTTTGACTCCTTTGTGACTCCAGCCAATGAGGAGTTGGTGGACAAAGAGGTGGATGATTATCTTCAGGGAGTGATCTCAGGGGAGATGTTTGTGCCGACCTTTGCGGCTTGGGTCTCTTACCTTTTCTAATGTCCAAGTGCTTACTGGCAATCTATCTTTTTATTTCTGTCTCGTGTCTCGCCGGTGCTGAAGGCATCTCAAAGGCAAAAAATGCAATTCTGTTTATTGGCGATGGCATGGGGCCGACTGTGCTTCAGGCGACCCGTCTTCAGTTTAAAGGGGTGAGGGGATCCTTACCCATTGATCGCTTTCCCCACGTTGCCAAAGTGAAAACCTACTGTCGGGATAAAATCGTCACCGACTCGGGGGCGGGAGCCTCGGCCATGGCCACGGGCCAAAAAGTTCCCTATTCGACTCTCAGTACGAGGCTCCCAAAGGACTTCCAGCTAGCTGAAACCGATGAGGCTATTCGTCAGCACCAAGGCGAACCAATTCCAACCCTGGTGGAATTGGCTGCAGCCAAAGGCAAGCGTACTGGTTTGGTCACGACCACTGAGGTTTTTGATGCCACTCCGGCCGCCTTCTACGCACACGTGAGTCACCGCAAGAATTTCGCTAAGATCTTCTCTGATCTAGCCGTGAGCCCCTTGCATTTGCTTATGGGTGGTGGCTGGTTGGAAGTGAGTCGACACCAGAAGGAATTGGCTGAAACCTTGAAATTGATGAAAGGTCTTTCGGGCGTCAGGCGAAAGTGCCGCAAGAACCGTGTCATTGGGGTGTTTGCTGACGAGGATCTTCCTTCGGCCCTGGTGACCAAAGGTAAGGGCAAGCTGAGTCTTCCACGATTGACCGAGGTAGCCATTGATTGCCTTCAAGCCGAAGGTGGATTTTTTCTCATGATCGAAAACGAAGAGGTGGATCAGACTCTTCATTTGCGCAAAATTCCCGCCGCCCTCCACGCCACCTATGAACTCAATCTAGCAGTGGAGAAGGCCATTGAGGTGCTTAAGAAAAAGGGACTGTTAGAGGAGACTCTGATTCTTTTCACCGCAGATCATGATACAGGTGGCTTGGCGGTCAACGGACCTGTTCCTGACGAGGGCATCTGGAATCAAAAGATGGAAATCCACAGTTCCAAAGGCTCGGGAAGTTATAGAGGACCTGAGTACAAGGTGGCGCGTATGTCCACCGACCGGGACACGTGGCCAGAGGGCATCAGCCCTCTCAACCTCAAGACCAGCCACACCGCTGCGGATGTGGACCTCTACGCGCGTGGCCCAGGCGCGGAGCAGGTTCACGGTGTGATGGAGAACACCCAAATCTTTAACATCATCAAATCTGCACTAGAACTCTAGAGTGAGAAGGCAAAAAAAAGTCCCTTCCGGTGAGAAGGGACTGTCAACGCTAAGAGTTTCCTCCGGTGTGATTTGGGTTGGGTAAGATGAGTTGCTTGGGTTGAGAAATCAAATTACCACTCGATCAACACATCATTGTGGAGTAGGAGGGATACCTCCGCCACCACCGCCGCCGCCACCAATACATTGGTCTTGCGGAGCAACTTCACAGAAGAACTTACCATTGTTGGCAGCTACAGCTGAGCCAGTTGCTGTGTTGGTCAGACTCGGGCAGTTGAACTCGCCGTACAGCACTGTGGCTGCAGCAGGCTTGAACTCCACTCGATCTGTGTTTGTGCTACAAGGTACAACCGCTTGGCCGCGCTCGATGGTGATTTCCACCGTACAAGCTTGGTCGAGGCGATTGTAGTTCTCTTTTACAATACCATCATCCCCAGCAGACACTTTGTAGAGGCCGTTGTTGAGGCTAACGCCGTCGGAGCTGCTGTTGTAGGTCTGAGTTGCCTGTCCGCCATTGTCAGGGATGTTGGCAATTTTTATCTCCATTCCATGGATGAACTCGTTGGCGTAGTCGATGCGTGACCCGCCTTGGTACCAGTTCAAACCTTGGATTGTAAAGCGAGCTTTAGAAGCCACTTTCTTAAAGTCATAAGTACAGATCACACGCTTAGGATTGTCTCCAGGGTACTGAGTGGCCAGGTAAGGGCCATTGGTACGCTGATTAAGAGACAGAGCTGAAGGCTCAGTTCCCAGCAGGTCAATGTCCGACTGCAAGTAGTAGTAAGGCTTCTTCTCAGCTTGGGCCGAAGCATTGCGTGCAATGTTCGCCATTTCGTCTGGCATTTCGATCAGAGCCGTATTGGACTCAAGGTTACATCCGTTACGAACCCGTAAGAAGGCCATTCTGGTGTGTGAGCCAGCTGAAGCAAAGATGCTATATACATTAGATGCGGTGGCGGCGTCCATCCAGATCGAGTTGTTGGTGTCTGTCATCGGGAAGGGATCAAACACGCCATCACCGTTAAAGTCCCAGGCATATTGGAAGTCACTTCCGCCAGTTACAGCACCTGCTGCCGAGAAATTATAGAAGTTGTGCTTACCAGCTGTGCTGATGCTCACATCGGCCGGATCGATCACAGGAGTCGCTCCGTTGGCACATTGTGAGTCAACGGCGAAGGTCTTAATCGTCGATAGACCGTCTTCGTCGTCAGCCTTAATGGCCATGGGCTTGCGACCAGCTTCCAGTACAATGCTACCCGAGAGGGCTTGCCAGTCTGGATTTTCTGGATCGTAATCGGTGTCGATTGAGAACTTCACCGACGAAGCATTTTCGTCTGAAGTACCAGAGCAATCAACAGAGAGTGTATCACCTTCAGTCGGATATCCGTTGAAGAAGGTGTCCTTCTCGCCGATGGTGTCAACTGTTCGCACTTGCGAAGAATTAGCCATGTTGGTGAGTTGACAACTAATCTTAGGAGCCTGGTTGGTAATACCTGGATCCAGATTGTCATTATTATTAGATGAGTTGCCACTGCTCCCATTCAAGTTGGAAGACTTGAAGCTCGAGTCGCATCCTGTTGCGAGAGCGGCGGCCAGCATACATATGAATAGAAGCGTACGGTTTTTCACTGTTCCCCCAATCGGGCCTCCTGGCCCTTTAAAATACCCACAGATAAGATGTGCAAAGGGAGGGCCATAAGGAAAACCGGCGGTGAGCAATACCTTCGATTTCGAGCGTCGAGTTTGCTGACAGTGTCTAGTTTTCTGATCGATCTCATTTTTAGAAGAGGACAATTCTGTCGGAATAATAGTCAATTTCGAGACACAGGCCTCTCTCATTTGCTCTACAAGGTCGCGAACTTTCTCCGCTTTCTCAAGGTGAGACGCAATTCCCAAAGAACTGTCAATCAGACGAACAGCCCCTTTTCCCCTGGGCCTGTTGGGCTGGGCATCCTTAGAGGTGCCGGGTTTCTTCTGGTACCTTTTGATCCAAAAAAAAGCCTCCAGAGATTTCTGGAGGCCGGGTTTGGTTGGTTTGGTTGGGTTGGTTTGGTTGGGTCAATCTAAAACAGAACCACCTCGATTACTTAAAGTCTGCATCGGTGAAGTAGACAGCGCCACCCACCATTTGCTTCTCAGCGGTTCTCATAATTCGTTTTTCGTCCAGCGTCTTGGTGTTCTCCATGATGTAAATGCGGATGGTGTCCCAGTTGGTTCGTGTGACCATATCAGAAACATTGAAGTGATAGCAGTCTTGGTCTGGTGTAGAACTCACGAGCCCACCCTGATAGATCAATCTCTTATGCCCAGGTACGTTGTCGTTGTGAATCCGGGCTGGAGTGTTGTACTTCAATTCCTGATAGTCATTGATGCCATCATAGTCCGGGTCCAAATAGCCGGCATTGGACGATTCGTTCATTTTGACGCCGTTTTTAAATGCCAGGTCG
This is a stretch of genomic DNA from Pseudobdellovibrionaceae bacterium. It encodes these proteins:
- a CDS encoding helix-turn-helix transcriptional regulator; the protein is MEKESHDEFRQLLQEELDRRISKNPRYSLRAFAAALQVDSSLLSKILNNKRAISLSMAEHLIGRLNLPPGKAAQLTASHRPEQPVIQHFESGIYFGEGLCTKSESGPFPYDLWLTIEESGRITRLQKLKDGTVISDSEWQIVYPTHGSSFHFVDKDGVVIGNGMVGDDHYIRYSFHYSDPAFEGLTFFIEEDIIREGESLHRKGRMFKPGSGRETLQEWRETLSRV
- a CDS encoding ABC transporter ATP-binding protein: MAFYTWGLSLPGDLMHPLKRLFQYATAYRVRIYLASSFSILNKIFDLAPPFLIGLAVDVVVKREASALAVLGIGDLMTQLWVLAGLTVVIWGAESVFEYAHSIYWRFLAQHLQHDLRVDAYSRMQNLDMVYFEDRSTGGLMSVLNDDVNQLERFLDGGANEILQVGTTVVCIGAAFFYWAPQVALFSFSPIPIILFGSFLFQKRLAPRYQKVREAVDVLNGTLANNISGIATIKSYTAEGHEVQRIERESLDYSQANHQAIRLSSAFAPLIRMAVVIGFVATLVMGGWLVFQGQLEVGVYSVLVFITQRLLWPLTRLGQTFDQYQRAMASIRRIFGLMDRPARIGDGHHRPDRIRGEVEFKDVHFGYRQGLPVLNGLSFKVKAGQTVAIVGATGSGKSTILKLLLRFYEAQSGEILVDGVPLPKWNLQSLRQGVGLVSQDVYLFHGSVGDNIGYGGFDADEEQILKAAQTAEAMEFIDRLPSGLDTLVGERGQKLSGGQKQRVAIARAVLKDPPILVLDEATSSVDNETEAAIQRSLERVTVNRTTLVVAHRLSTIRSADCIYVLDGGVISESGTHEELLQRNGIYSSLWKVQTGEAVNISGLGKMAHSNVDGSRA
- a CDS encoding FKBP-type peptidyl-prolyl cis-trans isomerase, whose amino-acid sequence is MGGGSLNSDESKYSYAIGYQFAKNMKDQQVEINSKALAMAIEDVMKDKKTRLTEEEMQLAMKTMYEKRKEKEQASAVENKKAGDDYLAANKDKEGVKTTETGLQYKVESEGDGPNPKEDSVVTVHYKGTLIDGKEFDSSYGRGQPATFPVGGVIPGWQEALKLMKKGAKWKLYIPPDLAYGERARPGIPANSVLVFDVELMDISTAEAHKKKMEAEMEKAQKAQADKDKEKSTK
- a CDS encoding endonuclease/exonuclease/phosphatase family protein — protein: MSLLSSASLRFMQLNAENLFVFMDRYKGQNLEGMTEEEWQKCSTAPTANKSLRKIWSLVETIKEVSPDIVMLNEVGGEESLKNFNHHFLGGQFRPMIIEGNSDRGIDLAYLVKEDPEVQYLLISHKNRPIDFLYEHEREHSSRTSHYFSRDVLELRIFKKGEGSPRLICLLVHLKSKLDPDGWDPQGRGRREAELKTLVKIYSEIQREMDGKVPIIIGGDFNGIAHKQACETEFASIYADSDLQELFDVSAKEVTEEDRTTQLQFFRDGSVRLLQLDYFFLSPQLHSAIQPEESLVYRYKGDMGMTLPLPTNLEQRGGLPSDHYPIVATLANPLNRQWK
- a CDS encoding leucyl aminopeptidase family protein; this encodes MTKKAGKRKSTMDPLNPDWVKGLVEIKKSWVAQANLAAPKSPGGWAKVIVCHGIQLAALKKDLMDVLSPWDLKDLEGNEATVLRYTTADGPLWLLQIPTLPKKSPNHQGYLETSVYTQARDLAGLVSTLVQDQKVKGLHIDFVDWEEEIALGLLTGLEVATYRFQHVVNGRWSQAGKPLALTRKKGKVTTKLVEKAGHMAAAINLARHLVNLPANWLHPESYAQAMIEVFRGEKNVKVEVWDEPRLQKEKMGLLEGVGKGAEFGPCLVHVSYRPSGGSKKGRVKPYAFVGKGITFDSGGLDLKPASAMRLMKKDMGGSAAVAGLAVWAVLSQVNKPCDFYLSLAENAVSGSAFRPGDVLKGRNGKLVEIHNTDAEGRLVLADALDVAVHPPNGDKPRVVVDVSTLTGAIKAGLGLEVAGLFSNDDSVAEGIQRASQKRGDLCWRMPLVQSYHRALSTPFGDRMNCTEGYGGAVTAALFLETYVGDVPWAHLDIYAWQDRSEGALTEPGGSGQMVQCLAEWLS
- a CDS encoding peptidylprolyl isomerase, with the translated sequence MRIRHILVDHEYEAKDILRKLEEGSEFGQLAATFSKCPSGEKGGDLGEVRKGQMLEPFEEAAFALKAGETSGPVRTRFGFHIIQRI
- a CDS encoding alkaline phosphatase, translating into MSKCLLAIYLFISVSCLAGAEGISKAKNAILFIGDGMGPTVLQATRLQFKGVRGSLPIDRFPHVAKVKTYCRDKIVTDSGAGASAMATGQKVPYSTLSTRLPKDFQLAETDEAIRQHQGEPIPTLVELAAAKGKRTGLVTTTEVFDATPAAFYAHVSHRKNFAKIFSDLAVSPLHLLMGGGWLEVSRHQKELAETLKLMKGLSGVRRKCRKNRVIGVFADEDLPSALVTKGKGKLSLPRLTEVAIDCLQAEGGFFLMIENEEVDQTLHLRKIPAALHATYELNLAVEKAIEVLKKKGLLEETLILFTADHDTGGLAVNGPVPDEGIWNQKMEIHSSKGSGSYRGPEYKVARMSTDRDTWPEGISPLNLKTSHTAADVDLYARGPGAEQVHGVMENTQIFNIIKSALEL